One segment of Capnocytophaga sp. oral taxon 878 DNA contains the following:
- a CDS encoding DUF4268 domain-containing protein, producing MYSKSEAKKLREDFWISFGKSFPYKWTLYDTKIKDFTFKFSFNTRKAQVQLAIEDPDKSIRKLYYNKLLSLKTILQEEYLPEAVFEEHFILENGKEIACVYVELPNVNIHNKATWQQTMVFLNYTMQQFEIFWAEYKDIIQEEK from the coding sequence TTGTACTCAAAATCCGAAGCAAAAAAACTACGTGAAGATTTTTGGATATCCTTTGGTAAATCTTTTCCTTATAAATGGACTCTTTATGATACTAAAATCAAGGATTTCACTTTTAAGTTTTCATTTAATACCCGTAAAGCACAGGTGCAACTTGCTATAGAAGACCCTGATAAATCAATACGTAAATTGTATTATAACAAGTTGTTATCACTTAAAACTATACTACAAGAAGAATATCTTCCTGAAGCTGTTTTTGAAGAACATTTTATTTTAGAAAATGGTAAAGAAATTGCTTGTGTATATGTTGAACTACCTAACGTAAATATTCACAATAAAGCTACTTGGCAACAAACAATGGTATTTTTAAATTATACCATGCAGCAGTTTGAAATCTTTTGGGCAGAGTATAAAGATATTATTCAAGAAGAAAAATAA
- a CDS encoding GNAT family N-acyltransferase, with product MQKDKGLVSAKEVAKAINIDKLGFLGTFGGWTLMKLLRLTKLNRIYNRTKHLQGLDFLNKLLIDEFEIKFEIPEEDFKNIPKEGAFITISNHPLGGIDGILLLKLLLEKRPDFKIMANFLLQRIKPIAPYVLPVNPFEDHKDVKSSVVGFKHTIAHLKEGKPLGLFPAGEVSVTKEEQLVVDRPWEEAAMKLAKKAKVPIIPIYFHAKNSKMFYFLANISPTLRTAKLPSELLTQKQRTIYVRIGKPISTAMQDEHPELADYTEFLRRKTYILANALEQDKKFLPIPNVLKVSKNEVKPQKIEAPIEQKLIEQEVAHITKNDYRLLKNNNYEVFLAPYQEIPNIMKEIGRLREITFREVGEGTNASSDLDKFDLYYHHLFLWDSEAKRIVGAYRMGLGAEIFPKYGIEGFYTHDLFRFEPELYDMMSKTIEMGRAFIISEYQQKPMPLFLLWKGIAHTTLRYPEHSYLLGSVSISNQFSDFSKSLMIEFMKSNFYDPYIAQYVRPKKEFKVKLKDADKDFIFDETKADLNKFDKLIDELEPGNLRLPVLIKKYIKQNAKVIAFNVDPLFNNSVDGLMYIRIADLPESTMKPVIEEFQAELEAKMKNNEE from the coding sequence ATGCAAAAAGATAAAGGATTAGTAAGTGCAAAAGAAGTAGCAAAGGCTATTAATATTGATAAATTAGGTTTTTTAGGTACTTTTGGAGGGTGGACACTGATGAAGTTGCTACGCCTAACAAAACTGAATAGAATTTACAATAGGACTAAGCACTTACAAGGGCTTGATTTTCTAAACAAGCTATTAATTGATGAATTTGAAATAAAGTTTGAAATTCCAGAAGAAGATTTTAAGAATATTCCGAAGGAAGGAGCTTTTATTACGATATCGAACCATCCGTTGGGGGGAATTGATGGTATTTTGCTATTAAAATTGTTACTTGAAAAACGTCCTGATTTTAAAATTATGGCAAATTTTCTTTTGCAAAGGATTAAGCCTATAGCTCCTTATGTATTACCTGTAAATCCGTTTGAAGATCATAAAGATGTAAAATCAAGTGTAGTAGGTTTTAAGCATACTATTGCTCATCTAAAAGAAGGGAAGCCATTGGGACTTTTTCCTGCAGGGGAGGTATCAGTAACAAAAGAGGAACAGTTGGTAGTAGATAGGCCATGGGAAGAAGCTGCTATGAAGCTGGCTAAGAAAGCAAAAGTGCCTATTATACCTATTTATTTTCATGCTAAGAATAGCAAAATGTTTTATTTTTTAGCTAATATTAGTCCTACTTTACGTACAGCTAAGTTACCTTCGGAGTTGCTTACTCAGAAACAGCGTACTATTTATGTGCGTATAGGAAAACCTATATCAACAGCTATGCAAGATGAACATCCTGAATTGGCTGATTATACTGAGTTTTTGCGTAGGAAAACATATATTTTGGCTAATGCTTTGGAACAAGATAAGAAATTTTTGCCTATACCAAATGTATTAAAAGTTAGCAAAAATGAAGTAAAACCACAGAAAATAGAAGCACCTATAGAGCAAAAACTTATAGAGCAAGAGGTAGCACATATTACTAAAAATGATTATAGACTTCTGAAAAATAATAACTATGAGGTTTTCTTGGCACCTTATCAAGAAATCCCTAATATAATGAAGGAGATAGGTCGCCTGCGTGAAATTACTTTTCGTGAAGTGGGAGAGGGGACTAATGCTTCATCTGATTTGGATAAGTTTGACTTGTATTATCATCATCTTTTTTTATGGGATTCCGAAGCAAAGCGAATAGTAGGGGCTTACCGTATGGGCTTAGGGGCTGAGATTTTTCCTAAATATGGAATTGAAGGTTTTTATACTCATGATTTATTCCGTTTTGAGCCGGAACTATATGATATGATGAGTAAAACTATTGAAATGGGGCGAGCTTTTATTATTTCGGAATACCAACAGAAGCCTATGCCACTATTTTTACTTTGGAAAGGGATTGCGCATACTACTTTACGTTATCCAGAGCACTCATATTTGTTGGGCAGTGTGAGCATTAGTAATCAGTTTTCTGATTTTTCTAAATCGCTGATGATAGAGTTTATGAAATCTAACTTTTATGACCCTTATATAGCACAATATGTACGCCCTAAAAAGGAGTTTAAAGTAAAACTTAAAGATGCTGATAAAGACTTTATTTTTGATGAAACTAAAGCAGATCTTAATAAATTTGACAAGCTAATTGATGAGCTTGAACCAGGCAACCTACGCTTACCAGTACTTATTAAAAAGTATATTAAGCAGAATGCAAAAGTAATAGCTTTCAATGTAGATCCTCTATTTAATAACTCAGTAGATGGGTTGATGTATATTAGAATAGCAGATCTTCCTGAAAGTACTATGAAGCCTGTTATTGAAGAGTTTCAAGCTGAATTGGAAGCTAAAATGAAAAATAATGAAGAATGA
- a CDS encoding sodium:proton antiporter, whose amino-acid sequence MELYYAFSVIIVLAALFSYVNVRYVKLPMTIGIMVIAMMVSVGVRLFGGEVFAGLAHKLEALLQGFDFTEILMGAMLNFLLFAGALHININDLKNHKLSIFTYATISVVLSAFFISALLYYIAPLVNIKIPYIYCLLFGTLISPTDPIVVLGVLKQANVPKRIENKITGESLFNDGVAVVMFAVVLKLATDNSFEPSFNAITKLFLLEAGGGVFLGVLLGWVVSEMMKKADDYHVSVLLTLAIVMGGFLIAKTSHVSSPLAMVIAGLFVGNVGKKANSDENKDYLEKFWAIVDEIMNAILFLFIGFEMLLIDNLDGQFLLGGIAIIVCLAGRALAIYIPAKTILRKVTTYSRGSLITMVWGGVRGGVSIALVLSIPADKAGIKETLLQITYIVVLFSILVQGLTIGRVATQVLYRDEVMTRLRRMKNKQLKGKQ is encoded by the coding sequence ATGGAGTTATACTACGCCTTTTCGGTTATCATAGTTTTAGCGGCATTGTTCTCATACGTGAATGTGCGCTATGTAAAATTACCAATGACTATTGGTATTATGGTAATTGCGATGATGGTATCGGTAGGCGTACGACTTTTTGGAGGTGAAGTATTTGCAGGGCTAGCACATAAGTTGGAAGCCTTATTACAAGGTTTTGATTTCACGGAGATACTGATGGGAGCAATGCTTAACTTTTTGCTTTTTGCAGGGGCATTGCATATTAATATCAACGATTTAAAGAATCATAAGCTTTCTATTTTCACATACGCTACTATTAGTGTAGTGCTTTCAGCTTTCTTTATATCAGCGTTGTTATATTATATTGCTCCGCTGGTAAATATTAAAATTCCTTACATATATTGTTTGCTTTTTGGCACGCTTATTTCGCCTACAGACCCTATAGTAGTGCTTGGTGTATTGAAACAAGCTAATGTGCCGAAACGTATTGAAAATAAGATTACGGGAGAGTCACTTTTTAATGATGGAGTGGCTGTAGTAATGTTTGCTGTAGTGCTCAAATTGGCAACAGATAACAGTTTTGAACCATCATTTAATGCCATTACTAAGCTCTTTTTGTTGGAAGCAGGAGGAGGAGTTTTCTTAGGAGTATTGCTAGGTTGGGTGGTTTCAGAAATGATGAAAAAGGCAGATGACTATCATGTGAGTGTACTTCTTACCTTAGCTATAGTAATGGGAGGTTTTTTGATAGCTAAAACCTCACACGTGTCATCGCCCTTAGCGATGGTGATAGCCGGGCTTTTTGTAGGTAATGTAGGAAAGAAAGCTAATAGTGATGAGAATAAAGATTACTTAGAGAAATTTTGGGCAATAGTAGATGAAATAATGAACGCTATACTATTTCTATTCATTGGTTTTGAGATGTTGCTAATTGATAATCTTGATGGGCAGTTTCTTTTGGGAGGAATAGCAATTATAGTATGTTTGGCGGGACGAGCTTTAGCTATTTATATACCAGCTAAGACTATATTAAGGAAAGTAACCACTTATTCAAGAGGTTCACTTATTACTATGGTGTGGGGCGGTGTACGAGGAGGAGTATCAATAGCTTTGGTGTTATCAATCCCTGCTGACAAAGCAGGAATTAAAGAAACATTGTTGCAAATAACATATATTGTTGTATTGTTTTCTATTTTAGTACAAGGGCTTACTATAGGTAGGGTAGCTACTCAGGTATTGTATCGTGATGAAGTAATGACACGTTTGAGGCGAATGAAGAACAAACAATTAAAAGGAAAACAATAA
- a CDS encoding DUF4294 domain-containing protein — MKCKCLLFLTICFFLSVLFVRGQVRDTVYIFDPKYYAGDTIQLAEVTLFGKERIFTDEEEQKRYWILRSRVKRVYPYARLAADRLHTMERTMDTMQNKQQKKVYVKRTQQYIEEHFTEELKKLSRSQGRILIKLIHRQTGKTAYDLVKDLRNGWNAFWYDKTAWLYDLSLKKEYDPINNEEDYLIEEIILRAINKGELEPQIPALQYNFSNLSELYNQRKRKGK, encoded by the coding sequence ATGAAATGTAAATGCTTGTTATTTCTTACCATCTGTTTCTTTTTATCTGTTCTTTTTGTAAGGGGGCAGGTACGTGATACTGTTTATATTTTTGATCCGAAATATTATGCAGGAGATACTATACAGCTTGCTGAAGTGACTTTATTTGGTAAAGAGCGTATTTTTACAGATGAAGAAGAACAGAAGCGGTACTGGATACTTAGAAGCCGAGTGAAGCGGGTGTATCCATACGCTAGATTGGCAGCAGATAGGCTACATACGATGGAAAGGACAATGGATACGATGCAAAACAAGCAGCAGAAGAAAGTGTACGTGAAGCGTACCCAGCAGTATATTGAAGAGCATTTTACTGAAGAGCTGAAGAAGCTATCGCGTTCGCAGGGGCGTATTCTTATTAAGCTTATTCACCGACAAACGGGTAAGACAGCTTATGACTTGGTAAAAGACCTTCGGAATGGGTGGAATGCTTTTTGGTATGATAAAACGGCTTGGCTGTATGATTTATCACTTAAGAAAGAATATGACCCAATAAATAATGAAGAAGATTATTTGATAGAAGAGATAATTTTAAGGGCTATTAATAAGGGCGAGTTAGAGCCACAGATACCTGCGCTACAGTATAATTTTTCTAATCTCTCGGAATTATACAATCAGCGAAAAAGAAAAGGGAAATAA
- the ribH gene encoding 6,7-dimethyl-8-ribityllumazine synthase: MATENKNLSEYNKKEIPNAERLRFGIITSGWNDQVTYGMRDGAIATLKDCGAKEEHIICWEVPGSFELVHGAKRMLDKGEVDAIIVIGCVIQGETRHFDFVCQGVTQGIAQLNATQSKVPVIFCVLTDNTLQQSLDRSGGKHGNKGVEAAITAIRMAEIGR; the protein is encoded by the coding sequence ATGGCAACAGAAAACAAGAATTTATCGGAATATAATAAAAAAGAAATCCCAAATGCGGAGAGGCTTCGCTTTGGGATTATTACTTCGGGCTGGAATGATCAGGTAACTTACGGGATGCGTGATGGAGCTATCGCAACATTAAAGGACTGTGGTGCTAAGGAAGAGCATATTATTTGCTGGGAGGTGCCAGGTAGCTTTGAGTTGGTACACGGGGCAAAACGTATGTTGGACAAGGGAGAAGTAGATGCAATTATTGTAATAGGTTGTGTAATACAAGGAGAGACACGTCATTTTGATTTTGTGTGCCAAGGGGTTACCCAAGGTATTGCGCAACTGAATGCCACGCAGAGCAAGGTGCCTGTGATTTTTTGTGTACTTACGGACAATACTTTGCAACAATCACTTGACCGTAGTGGAGGCAAACACGGCAATAAAGGGGTAGAAGCGGCGATTACAGCCATTAGAATGGCAGAGATAGGAAGATAG
- a CDS encoding tol-pal system YbgF family protein, with protein sequence MATYKKNDNRPNKNRLTEEEKEVQLHKESTTAEVFDALDAGATRTEDWVKRNQKTIVGVLVGIAVIGLGYLLYQQFVKLPNEKNAANELFFAQRFFDEAMEADNKQAQDSLFKVSIKGGRGKYGFEQIAEKYSGTKAANLAEYGMGMAYMRLGEYNNAIKHLKAFSSTDDIYGALAYGNIGDAYLQQKNNAEALNYYIKAFEQSNNEFVTPLYLKKAGIAATLQGKTADALKYYERIKNEYPNSEEARTIDILIGKISQ encoded by the coding sequence ATGGCAACTTACAAAAAGAACGACAACCGACCTAATAAAAACAGGCTTACTGAGGAAGAGAAAGAAGTTCAGTTACACAAAGAAAGTACTACTGCAGAGGTGTTTGATGCCCTTGATGCGGGAGCTACGCGTACTGAAGACTGGGTGAAGCGCAACCAGAAAACTATCGTTGGTGTATTGGTGGGTATAGCCGTTATAGGCTTAGGGTACTTACTTTACCAACAGTTTGTGAAATTACCTAATGAAAAGAATGCTGCTAATGAGCTGTTCTTTGCGCAACGGTTTTTTGATGAGGCAATGGAAGCAGATAACAAGCAAGCACAAGATTCATTGTTTAAAGTATCGATTAAAGGGGGGCGTGGTAAATATGGTTTTGAGCAGATAGCGGAAAAATACAGTGGTACCAAAGCGGCGAACCTTGCTGAATATGGTATGGGTATGGCTTATATGCGTTTGGGAGAGTATAATAATGCTATTAAGCACTTAAAGGCATTTAGCTCGACAGATGATATTTATGGGGCTCTTGCTTATGGTAACATAGGAGATGCTTACTTACAACAGAAAAATAATGCAGAAGCATTGAACTACTATATCAAGGCTTTTGAACAAAGTAATAATGAGTTTGTAACGCCATTGTATCTTAAAAAGGCAGGTATAGCTGCTACATTGCAAGGTAAAACGGCTGATGCACTTAAATACTATGAGAGAATAAAGAATGAGTATCCGAACTCGGAAGAGGCTCGTACTATTGATATTCTTATCGGGAAGATTAGTCAGTAA
- a CDS encoding 1-acyl-sn-glycerol-3-phosphate acyltransferase: MNNIYNYIKQHKWAAIFFFAAWLLIAAYGFVHLRFEEDITKVLPQNDKTTLTAKVLKQLNFADKVSVIVSTEKGGSTADMLSVGEQLRDTLSTFTNYITGIQGVVAEDEIEATWEFVYEHLPLFLEEQDYAYIEGRIAADSLQAMVQSQYRTLLTPAGMVAQQYIRKDPLGLTFRGLQKLQTLNAAADLKLQNGFLTTTNGQHILFFLNPKYEGNDSGHNAEFVQILNQLQDTINAQNEGKVRTYFFGAPFVSVSNASQIKTDIISTVFISLTVLCLLLMFFYRSVYVPFIAFIPSVFGVLTALAVLYVLKGSISAISVSMGAVLLGVTIDYSLHILTHYKVVHNTKELYKAVTLPILLSSVTTAISFLCLLFVHSEVMRDLGIFASVGIMVSAGLSLVLVPHFYRNNKKVVVRKTFLDRVGAYPFHQNKWVVAVCLGLIGVSFFFFQKVKFNGDIAAINYMNERAKTAQLQLEAITDSGYQSVYAAAYGNTLDEALQHNYQLYQALEHYEATDSIRHFSSVARVVLPQSEQQRRIDQWQRFWAEHQSSLEKQLQVYGAAVGFKERTYAPFFELLNEDFGVINLATYKELSALPIDDFISEKDGFYTIANLVKLRAEEREAFIASAEKNTPTIVIDRKHLNETFLGKLKDDILLLVNYSSVAIFLILLFFFRRIELALLALVPIAITGVVTAALMYFLGIEFNVFSMIVCTLVLGHSVDFSIFMTCALQRQYTNGRNELPVYKTSVLLASITTFLAIGTMVFAKHPALKSIAAVSVLGIFTALVITFVFYPTLFGFFIGSRPKKGLSPVSLRLLLHSVVLLLYYGISSVILSNIGWLIVKLRPKSSLGVRRVAAWLTQSVLYLNPFVRKRVENPASEHLARAQVVIANHSSWLDTLAMSMYTYKLSYMVNDWVYNSVVFGRYVRAMGFFLASNGIEKGLSLFGKNIEEGVSVMIFPEGKRSESNEVHRFHKGAFVIADAFKVAILPVYIHGTAEVQPKGDFIIYDGAITVVVGEPIEADEMRYGSSPRERAKAIGAAYREKFLALRKRLEGVDYLKKKLFLNYLYKDAEVVRAVKADYQKHRQAYWELVHSLPEKAKIVREGDDYGALDFLLLYTYPQREVVAVIADDEKRAVAEQSYLLKIRKLQYVKELPERDWGEWIFVRR, translated from the coding sequence TTGAATAATATTTATAATTATATAAAGCAGCATAAATGGGCTGCTATTTTTTTCTTCGCAGCGTGGCTACTCATTGCTGCATACGGGTTTGTGCATTTGCGCTTTGAGGAAGATATTACCAAAGTATTACCGCAAAATGATAAAACTACCCTTACTGCCAAAGTGCTAAAACAACTGAATTTTGCTGATAAAGTATCGGTGATAGTGAGTACTGAAAAGGGGGGAAGTACTGCCGATATGCTATCGGTGGGGGAACAGCTACGAGATACCCTTAGCACTTTTACTAACTATATTACTGGGATACAAGGAGTAGTAGCCGAAGATGAAATAGAGGCTACATGGGAGTTTGTGTATGAGCATCTCCCTTTATTTTTGGAAGAACAAGACTATGCTTATATAGAAGGTCGTATTGCTGCTGATAGCTTGCAGGCAATGGTACAAAGCCAGTATCGCACTTTGCTGACTCCGGCGGGTATGGTAGCCCAACAGTATATAAGGAAAGACCCTTTAGGGCTTACCTTTAGAGGGCTACAGAAATTACAAACCCTTAATGCAGCTGCTGATTTAAAACTGCAAAACGGCTTTCTTACTACTACTAATGGGCAGCATATTCTTTTTTTTCTCAATCCTAAATATGAAGGTAATGACAGCGGTCATAATGCTGAATTTGTACAAATCCTGAACCAACTACAGGATACCATAAATGCCCAAAATGAGGGCAAGGTGCGCACTTACTTCTTTGGAGCACCTTTTGTGTCGGTTAGTAATGCTTCACAAATAAAAACCGACATTATTTCAACCGTATTTATTTCGCTTACAGTACTGTGCTTACTACTGATGTTTTTTTATCGGAGTGTGTACGTACCTTTTATTGCTTTTATCCCCTCGGTATTTGGGGTGCTTACGGCTTTGGCTGTATTGTATGTGCTTAAAGGTAGTATATCGGCTATATCGGTGAGTATGGGGGCTGTACTGCTGGGCGTAACTATTGACTACTCACTACATATACTTACCCATTACAAGGTAGTTCATAATACTAAAGAGCTGTACAAGGCTGTTACCCTGCCTATACTGCTTAGTAGTGTAACTACGGCTATTTCTTTTTTGTGCTTACTGTTTGTACACTCGGAGGTGATGCGCGATTTGGGTATATTTGCTTCTGTAGGTATTATGGTATCGGCGGGGCTATCATTGGTGTTGGTGCCTCATTTTTACAGAAACAATAAGAAAGTGGTAGTACGTAAGACTTTTTTGGATAGGGTAGGGGCTTACCCCTTCCATCAGAATAAGTGGGTGGTGGCTGTGTGCTTGGGGCTTATAGGCGTGAGTTTTTTCTTTTTTCAGAAAGTAAAATTCAATGGTGATATTGCTGCTATCAACTATATGAATGAGCGGGCTAAAACAGCCCAATTACAGTTGGAAGCTATTACTGATAGTGGTTACCAATCGGTATATGCGGCGGCTTATGGCAATACACTTGATGAGGCGTTGCAGCATAATTACCAGCTGTACCAAGCCCTTGAACACTATGAGGCTACTGATAGTATTAGGCATTTTAGTTCGGTAGCGCGTGTGGTATTGCCGCAAAGTGAACAACAACGCCGTATTGACCAGTGGCAACGCTTTTGGGCGGAACATCAATCTTCTTTGGAGAAACAACTACAAGTGTACGGAGCTGCGGTGGGCTTTAAGGAGCGTACTTATGCTCCTTTCTTCGAGCTGCTAAATGAGGACTTTGGGGTTATAAATCTTGCTACTTATAAAGAGCTATCGGCATTGCCTATTGATGATTTTATTAGTGAAAAGGATGGTTTTTACACTATTGCCAACTTGGTAAAGCTACGGGCAGAGGAGCGTGAGGCTTTTATTGCTTCGGCAGAGAAAAATACTCCAACTATAGTGATAGACCGCAAGCACTTGAATGAGACTTTTTTGGGCAAACTTAAAGATGATATATTGCTGCTGGTGAACTATTCATCTGTTGCTATTTTTTTAATATTACTTTTCTTTTTTAGGCGTATAGAGCTGGCGCTACTTGCTTTGGTACCTATAGCGATTACGGGGGTGGTTACGGCTGCCTTGATGTACTTTTTGGGTATAGAGTTTAACGTGTTCAGTATGATTGTATGTACGCTTGTACTGGGGCACTCGGTTGATTTTAGTATTTTTATGACTTGTGCCTTGCAGCGGCAGTACACTAATGGTAGGAATGAGTTGCCGGTGTATAAAACATCGGTGTTATTGGCATCGATTACTACTTTTTTGGCAATAGGTACGATGGTTTTTGCTAAACATCCTGCATTAAAATCGATAGCGGCGGTATCGGTGTTGGGTATTTTTACTGCATTGGTTATTACTTTTGTGTTTTATCCTACTTTATTTGGCTTTTTTATTGGGAGTCGTCCTAAAAAGGGGCTTTCGCCGGTGAGTTTGCGATTGTTGTTGCACTCGGTGGTGTTATTGTTGTATTACGGCATTTCGTCGGTAATTCTGTCCAATATAGGTTGGCTTATAGTGAAGTTGCGCCCTAAGAGCAGTTTGGGAGTGAGGAGAGTAGCGGCGTGGCTTACACAATCGGTACTGTACTTGAATCCTTTTGTGCGAAAGCGTGTGGAGAATCCTGCCAGTGAGCATCTTGCAAGGGCGCAGGTGGTGATAGCGAATCACAGTTCGTGGCTGGATACCCTGGCGATGAGTATGTATACTTACAAGCTTAGTTATATGGTGAATGACTGGGTGTACAACTCGGTAGTATTTGGGCGTTATGTGCGTGCTATGGGCTTTTTTTTGGCTTCGAACGGTATAGAAAAGGGTCTTTCTTTATTTGGCAAAAATATAGAAGAGGGGGTATCGGTAATGATATTCCCCGAAGGGAAACGCTCGGAGAGCAATGAGGTACACCGGTTTCACAAGGGAGCTTTTGTGATAGCGGATGCTTTTAAAGTGGCTATATTGCCGGTGTATATTCATGGTACGGCTGAGGTGCAGCCTAAGGGTGATTTTATTATTTACGATGGGGCGATAACGGTAGTAGTAGGGGAGCCTATTGAGGCTGATGAGATGCGTTATGGCAGTAGCCCCAGAGAGCGTGCTAAGGCTATAGGGGCGGCTTATAGGGAGAAATTCTTGGCACTACGCAAGCGATTGGAAGGGGTGGATTATCTTAAAAAGAAACTATTTTTGAACTACTTATACAAGGATGCTGAGGTGGTGCGAGCTGTGAAGGCTGATTACCAGAAGCATAGGCAGGCGTATTGGGAGTTGGTACATTCATTGCCTGAAAAGGCGAAAATAGTGCGAGAGGGAGATGATTATGGTGCGCTGGACTTTTTGCTGTTATACACTTATCCGCAACGTGAGGTGGTGGCTGTGATAGCTGATGATGAGAAGCGAGCTGTGGCTGAGCAGAGTTATCTTCTGAAAATACGTAAGCTGCAGTATGTGAAGGAGTTGCCAGAAAGAGACTGGGGAGAGTGGATTTTTGTAAGAAGGTAA
- a CDS encoding 3-phosphoshikimate 1-carboxyvinyltransferase, translated as MKKISLCEGKSLQLSGSKSESNRALLLQALYPFLKISNLSTADDTALLQQALQCNTPTVDIHHAGTAMRFLTAYFAMQAGRQVLLTGSERMRQRPIAPLVEALRALGAKISYTEKEGFPPLYIEGQELEGNQVSIEGSLSSQYITALLLIAPKLPNGLTLQLTGEFTSLPYLQMTVAFLKYLLGADKVLFQGNTIIVKPVKELKEQHWQVESDWSSASYWYSFVALSAVGTSLRLKHFKEDSLQGDSALQGLYTFFGVHTTFQGTEITLTKKTEPIKAVFEANLNNTPDIAQTIAVTCCGLGLEATLTGLHTLKIKETDRLQALQTELNKLGAEVTITDDSLHLKACKKLTPGAVIATYNDHRMAMAFAPLLLKTTLEIADKEVVSKSYPEFWDDVEEVLVVR; from the coding sequence ATGAAGAAAATATCACTTTGTGAGGGAAAGAGTTTGCAGCTATCAGGGTCTAAGTCGGAGAGTAACCGCGCCTTATTGCTGCAAGCTCTTTATCCTTTTCTAAAAATAAGTAACCTATCAACTGCTGATGATACAGCGCTATTACAGCAAGCTTTGCAGTGTAATACCCCAACTGTTGATATACACCATGCTGGTACAGCAATGCGTTTCCTTACAGCTTATTTTGCTATGCAAGCAGGTAGGCAGGTACTGCTTACGGGATCTGAACGTATGCGACAGCGCCCTATAGCCCCTTTAGTTGAAGCATTGCGAGCATTGGGAGCTAAAATAAGTTATACTGAAAAAGAGGGTTTCCCCCCTTTATACATAGAAGGACAAGAACTTGAGGGCAACCAAGTGAGTATAGAGGGCAGCCTTAGTAGCCAGTATATTACAGCCCTACTGCTTATAGCTCCTAAATTGCCTAACGGACTTACTTTGCAACTTACAGGTGAGTTTACTTCTTTACCTTATTTGCAGATGACCGTAGCTTTTTTAAAGTACCTGTTAGGAGCTGATAAAGTGCTTTTTCAAGGGAATACTATTATTGTAAAGCCTGTAAAAGAACTGAAAGAGCAGCATTGGCAGGTGGAGTCGGATTGGTCATCAGCTTCATATTGGTATAGTTTTGTAGCGCTCTCGGCAGTGGGTACAAGCTTGCGTTTGAAGCATTTTAAAGAAGATAGCTTGCAGGGGGATAGTGCTTTGCAGGGGCTTTATACTTTTTTTGGTGTGCATACTACCTTTCAAGGTACAGAAATAACCCTTACCAAGAAAACAGAGCCTATAAAGGCTGTTTTTGAGGCAAACCTTAATAACACTCCTGATATAGCCCAAACTATAGCAGTTACTTGTTGCGGATTGGGCTTGGAGGCTACCCTTACAGGGCTACATACACTAAAGATAAAAGAAACAGATAGGCTACAAGCTTTGCAAACGGAACTAAACAAATTAGGGGCAGAGGTAACGATTACAGATGATAGCCTACATTTAAAGGCTTGTAAAAAGCTAACACCTGGTGCAGTAATAGCTACTTATAATGACCACCGTATGGCAATGGCATTTGCACCACTATTGCTAAAAACTACCTTAGAGATAGCCGATAAGGAGGTAGTGAGCAAATCATATCCTGAGTTTTGGGATGATGTAGAGGAGGTTTTGGTAGTTAGGTAA